DNA from Trachemys scripta elegans isolate TJP31775 chromosome 15, CAS_Tse_1.0, whole genome shotgun sequence:
AAACAactaagcattttatttttggtgactgttgtttttttacttctcatttcattgacattataATTTCGAGAGGATAGTCTataagagcccaatcctgcagttcttacccAAGGAaatccattcaaatcaatgggagtttggctggAATAAGCTTTTCAACTACCATTAGTAGAAAATAATCAAAATGAGCCTAGCAgttttactttgaaaataaaagcaaaccaGTAACTAAAAAagccaacacattttaaaatgatctgtTCTGCCACCCTTTTTTCTCCAAAATCTCACAGAGTCTTGTCTGTATGGATTAAAATCACTTTCCCAAAGGTCTCTCTCTAGTCCTCTCTGATTTTCCTATTTGGGGGAATCTGCTAGTTTCACTTGATGTGCATTCAGATACGGTgagtttaaaacaaagagagagagaattatccTCCTGACTCCGGTCTTCACTTTTAGAAATTCGACACAATCAAAGCAGAAATTTTGTAAGCAGATGAGATTCTACTGCAATGCAACCGGTTTTTATGACCCTGTCAGCCAAGAGTTTATGGCACTTGCCATAAAAtgcatcctccctccccacatcctcCCTTCTAAAGCATTCCCCCACCGCTCCTACCCCCTCCCAATAAGGAAAGTCAAGGAGGCACCATTTCCAACCCCCTGTCTAGGAGACTAGGAGTCTGAAGCATCCTTAAAACTCGGCTTCCCTGGGCTCCCTTCCTACCTGAATGAGGACGTCGGGGTTAGGTGGTAGGGgtctaaagagagagaaaagatcttGTTAAACTTTcaagatcggggggggggggggagacagagagTGAGAAAcaaatgaggctttttttttaatctgtggtgATCAAGGGAAACCTGTAGGGGTCCTTAAGGAGGTTTCAAGGCGTTCCGAGTGATTGGAAAGTAATCACCGTGTCAGCTTCACCTTTCTCATGCAAAGTGGGTGTCGTATGCAAGGCGGATCCtgcacagggatttttttttttttaaatcctgggaCACAACCACCCCCTAAAAAACAGCTGCAACAGCCCCAGGACTGGCTGCTActgcggggagagaggagagacaaGAACCAGTCCTGCCTTGCAAAGCGCTAAAGAACCAAACCGTTGCAAAAACAGAAGGGGGAGGGTGTCAGACCCTCTCCGATGGCTTAGATATTTTCTCCTCCTTTATCTTTGCAGTTGGATAAGCCACCCCCACCGGGGAGGAAAGTGTGGGAAACGGTGACCCGTCCTAGGGAGCAGGAATATCCCCTAGAGAGACCGACCCAAGGCCGCCTGGGACATGTGGAAGTGGAAGCAGTGATCACTTGGATTTAACAGCAAGCCACGTTCTGCCTGTGCCCGGAGAaagggggcgcggggagggggcAAAGGAAGCTCTCAGAAGTGGAAGCCTTGGGGGAAAAGAAAGTTTCTGGGCTCCCCGCAGTAAGTTGTGTGCGTCTATGGATGGGGGTGGCACCAGCACGGCTGGTTGTTTGCAAACTGCCCCGCCACCCCCGCTTCTCACCTCCCCGGAGTCCCCTCTCTCCCGGCGCCACCGGGGCTGGGACATGACTAGCCCGGACTTTTGCTGAGAGCTGCTCGGGAGCAGGCGACACGCTCGCCGCAGCTGGCTCATGGCTGGGGGCTCTGCTGACCTTGCTAACGCCGCCGGGGTCTATCCCACGCTGTGAACGTCCCTTGCGAAAGTTGGGGGACGATGCTCTCCGGCGAGGGAGCCGTGGGGCGGCGGAACTGACCCCCCCTCTCCGCAACCCCAACCTGGTTCGTCTGCGGAAAGGACCCGGGCTCCAACTGCACGCGTGGCTGGGCGTTGTGTTGTGGCTGCAAACATGGGGCCCGCGAGGAGGAACTTCATGCAAACTCTCTGGCTGTTCTTGCGTCTGGTTTGCTTTTGCACTGGGATAAGCTCCATAGACATTGACCGCCCGGGCGATGGGAGATGCCAGCCCATAGAAATCCCCATGTGCAAGGATATAGGCTACAACATGACTAGGATGCCTAACCTGATGGGACATGAGAACCAAAGGGAAGCTGCCATTCAGCTACATGAGTTTGCCCCTTTGGTGGAGTATGGCTGTCACAGCCACTTGAAATTCTTCCTCTGCTCGCTCTATGCCCCTATGTGCACAGAGCAGGTCTCCACGCCAATCCCAGCCTGTAGGGTTATGTGTGAGCAGGCCAGGCTGAAATGCTCTCCCATCATGGAACAATTCAATTTCAAGTGGCCAGACTCCTTAGACTGCAGCAAATTGCCCAACAAGAATGACCCCAATTACCTATGCATGGAAGCCCCTAACAACGGATCAGATGAGCCacccagaggctccagcatgtTGCCACCAATGTTCAGGCCACAGCGGCCGAGCAATGGTCATGATTTGCAGCAGCACAAGGACAGCCTCAGTAGAGCCACCTGTGAAAATCCCGGCAAGTTCCACCATGTGGAAAAGAGTGCTTCCTGTGCCCCACTCTGCACACCCGGGGTTGATGTTTACTGGAGCAAGGATGACAAACAGTTTGCTGTCATCTGGATTGCCGTCTGGTCCATCCTGTGCTTCTTTTCCAGTGCTTTCACCGTACTCACTTTTCTGATAGATCCCCAGCGCTTCAAGTACCCTGAGAGGCCCATCATCTTCCTGTCTATGTGCTATTGTGTCTATTCTGTGGGGTACATTATTCGCCTCTTTTCAGGTGCTGAGAGCATAGCCTGTGATAGAGACAGTGGTCAACTTTACGTTATCCAGGAAGGGCTGGAAAGCACTGGATGCACCATTGTGTTCCTGGTCCTATATTATTTTGGTATGGCAAGCTCATTGTGGTGGGTAATTTTGACTTTAACTTGGTTTCTGGCTGCTGGGAAGAAATGGGGGCACGAAGCAATTGAAGCAAACAGCAGCTACTTTCATTTGGCAGCGTGGGCCATTCCAGCTGTGAAGACCATAATGATCTTAGTTATGAGACGGGTAGCTGGAGATGAACTGACAGGATTGTGCTATGTTGGAAGCATGGATGTGAATGCCTTGACTGGGTTTGTACTCATTCCTTTAGCTTGTTATCTAATCATAGGCACTTCTTTTATTCTGTCTGGTTTTGTGGCCCTCTTCCATATCAGGAGGGTGATGAAAACAGGTGGAGAAAACACAGACAAGTTGGAGAAACTTATGGTCAGGATTGGTGTTTTTTCAGTCTTATATACAGTGCCTGCTACATGTGTAATAGCTTGCTACTTTTATGAAAGACTTAACATGGATTACTGGAAAATTGTGGCAATGCAATATAAATGCAAGATGAACAATCAGACTAAACATTTGGACTGCATGATGAATAACTCCATTCCTGCAGTAGAAATTTTCATGGTGAAAATTTTTATGTTGTTGGTTGTGGGCATTACTAGTGGTATGTGGATCTGGACTTCCAAGACTCTTCAATCCTGGCAAAATGTTTGCAGTCAGAGATTAAAGAAGAGAAGTAGGAGAAAACCTGCAAGTGTTATTACAAACAGTGGAATCTACAAAAAAACTCAACATCCACAGAAAACTCACCATGCAAAATATGAATCAGCATTACAGCCACCCACTTGTGTATGAACAGGATGTATAGAAAACTGTATCTCAGTTTGTAGAGACTTATAAATGCTCACGGTAGCAGtcagaagtaaaaattttaaaaggtgCTTTTTGTCAGAGAACGGTATAGCAAATCAAGGCAAAAATGTATGACATTGAAATTCAGGACCTGTTGATAAACTGAAGGTAAATGTACTTAGGAAAAGGTTTTCAGTGAAAGGAATATTGTCAATTAAAGCAGCCTCTTCTGTTACTAATTTGTAGTAAGATATTTCATCCAGCCCTCTGATAAAAAAACTGTGTGTAATCTTTATATGTAGTAGAGCTGGAGTTCCTACAGATTTCTAAGTAACAAGATATAATCAAGTTTTACGgagctatgattttttttttttaaagagcctgACTGAAAATTGTGTCTTTTTTGGGAAACTTAAACAATTCCATAGAGGCCTAAGTGAAAGCAACCTCTGTGCTAACTTAAGAAAAGAGAAATCCTTTACAACACTTCTTCAGCCTAGTGGGTTTGAAGTATCTAAAAATAGGTTCAATCTATAATGCTCACCAATATTCTTTCACTAAAAGAAAAACTTCCTGCATGAGACACAAACTTTGTGAATAAGAATAATgtgcaatacatttttttcttaccaTGACATGAAAAGAGAAACAAGTATTTTGCTGTACATAAAGACAACAAAAGAAATCTCTTAACAAAAGAACTAAGAGGTCTAGTCCTCAGAAACCCTTTAGTGTTACATTTTGTGGCTTTTTAATGGAAATCAAGCCAATGTTATACACGTTTGGACTgatttgtgcaaaaaaaaaaaaaaaagtgtgtgtggggtggggtcaaTTCAAAGAGACCCAAAGGGCTTATTGACTCTTTCTATTGTTAAACAAATTCTCACCATGAATAGATCAAGAAGCACTAGATTTTGCAAAGGCAAGCTTTGTATTGAGTGATGCTCTTTACTTGTGTTGGAAGGGCACAATTATTTGCTGTATATATTTGTAATATACAGTTATTTTTCATGCTCCactattttataaaaaataaaatatgtacttTAGTTTGATAATTTTGTCTGCTCTAAACTTTTCATCATGTGCTTTGtggttaataaacttttttttcccaatgatTTATTAAAGACACATTTTGACTATAGCACGGTGTTTAATATATTATACTTGACACATAAGGACTGCAAGTATAATCAGATTGACCCTAAATATCCAAAAGAAGGAATTGCAAGTTGAAAAAATATAAGTGTTTTAAGTTGAATCTTTCCATGAATCTTTGAAACTGAGAGAACTGAATGGGAAGAAGCTTTAAAATAGATATCCAGTGATTTAGTATAATACCATGTTTACTAAGCATAGAGATTACAATAATGATCCTTGGTTAAAACCCTTTTAAAATCTGCAGAGGGCACGGTCAGCATGTTAAATAGAGCTGAATCACTTCAGCACTATTTTATATAATGCAACCTGTACTTTGCAATGATTCTTTCTAATAACCATAAAGAGACTGGGAAAAGATCAGTAGGGGAAAACAGTTCATGAACAATAAATTCAGAGCTTATATAGTAGTTTGGTGTAAACTGTGATGAAGTTACAATTATAAATGCAAATCCCCAAAGTATACAGTGGAGTTTGTGTGAACGTTAAGCCTTTTGTGGAGTTAACCATCAGGCTAGTAGGTGGTGTGATATTAATTCAATTTACCTTCTCGTTGATTCGCTCCTGAGAGCTCTTTTATAAGGATATGCATGTTATAAAGAAGGACCCTGGTAGAGCTGGGATCCCCACAACAGTTGCCCCATAATGGCTAGTAGCTTTATAACGAAACTGTATAGGCTGCAGATACGTTTTTCAAGTTTTTGTTGTCATCTGTATAAAATGTTCCCagcaaggactagaaacttgaGTTACAGAAATGATGGGTTGATTATTAAATATCTTAATACCTAAAATGCACACAAAGCAGCTTGCAATATAGAATCTCCCCATCTTTGTCGGTAAATATGTTAttcttccaccaccacccccccaccaccccgccCTTTGTGTCTATGTACCACTGTTTGGAATGAAGCTTTGTAGATGTCTTGGAAGTTAATCCTGTCAGAGCACACCCTGGTGGAGCCAAACTAGGACATTGCTCTAAACACATTTTGTTCTGAAACGACTGAATTAATGCCTTCAGATCTGTATGCATTCTACTTAAGAACAGTTATGTTAGATCCTAAGGAGGACAAGCGTCCTTAAATAAGAAGCTTCATAATGCCAATTAACATAGAAAGCCCACAAATACTAAGCATTTCCAATACTGGGTCTACATTATAAAAATACTGTGTCCTCTTTGGGATAAAGATTAGGAGTGGTTTAAAGTGATAGACATGTATTTAGATAATGTTTTTATGCTACAATCTAAAGTACGTGAGCAGTCAAGATCAACACcacacttaaataaataaataaataatggagatatcccatctcctagaactggaagggaccttgaaaggtcattgagtccagccccctgccttcactagcaggaccaagtactgattttgccccagatccccctcaaggattgaactcacaaccctgggtttagcaggccaatgctcaaaccactgagctatccctcccccccaacacttACTGGTGTTTGAACCTATTGGGCTGGATGCATAAACCTATTGGACATATTGCATAAACACTTACTGGTTTATGCAATATATGGCAAAGTCCACTGAGTGGtaacacttaaaaaataaattgctgcTAGGTTCTTTTCATGGTAAACTATAATTGTGGAACAGTAAACAGAATGATCTGCCTTAAAAATGAAGGAAGCAGTGAtggaattcatagattccaaggcagaaaggaccattgtgatacctagtctgacctcctgcataatacaggtaatagaatgtccccaaaataattcatagagcatatcttttaaaaaaaacacccggtcttgattttaaaatggtcagtgatggagaatccaccacaatccttagTAAatggttccagtggttaatcactctcactgtttaaaatgtacaccttatttccattcaGCTGTAAAAAAGAGTTTAATCAATTATCTTCAGTGTGGGCCCATTAGTATTAACAGAGCAGGGACTACAAGTTGTTTTTATAAAGATACCATATATGAGTACTTAGCTAAATATGTCAATTGTACACTTGCTAACATTAGAGCAAGGAGTTTGAGTATTAACCCCAAGCTTTACTGTTattaagtactgatttttttttttaatctctggtaTTGGTAAGCAAGCTGGATGTCTCAAATATATTGATGCTGATGGTATCAGCCCTTAATGTTCTGAAAATATACCTGAACAGAATGATTGCCTCTTAGGGCATCTCAAGAATGAGTTAGCTTCAACACTGCATCTTTCCCTGTCTTGCATCCTCAAATAGTTCTATCAGGTTAATACTGATGTTGCTACTGAAAGAAGGTGGCAAAGCCCATGTTAGACCTCTTATAGAAACATGGGATAGCATTTATTAGAAAATGATCACTTTTCAgtagaaaaaacaac
Protein-coding regions in this window:
- the FZD10 gene encoding frizzled-10, which codes for MGPARRNFMQTLWLFLRLVCFCTGISSIDIDRPGDGRCQPIEIPMCKDIGYNMTRMPNLMGHENQREAAIQLHEFAPLVEYGCHSHLKFFLCSLYAPMCTEQVSTPIPACRVMCEQARLKCSPIMEQFNFKWPDSLDCSKLPNKNDPNYLCMEAPNNGSDEPPRGSSMLPPMFRPQRPSNGHDLQQHKDSLSRATCENPGKFHHVEKSASCAPLCTPGVDVYWSKDDKQFAVIWIAVWSILCFFSSAFTVLTFLIDPQRFKYPERPIIFLSMCYCVYSVGYIIRLFSGAESIACDRDSGQLYVIQEGLESTGCTIVFLVLYYFGMASSLWWVILTLTWFLAAGKKWGHEAIEANSSYFHLAAWAIPAVKTIMILVMRRVAGDELTGLCYVGSMDVNALTGFVLIPLACYLIIGTSFILSGFVALFHIRRVMKTGGENTDKLEKLMVRIGVFSVLYTVPATCVIACYFYERLNMDYWKIVAMQYKCKMNNQTKHLDCMMNNSIPAVEIFMVKIFMLLVVGITSGMWIWTSKTLQSWQNVCSQRLKKRSRRKPASVITNSGIYKKTQHPQKTHHAKYESALQPPTCV